A region from the Corylus avellana chromosome ca7, CavTom2PMs-1.0 genome encodes:
- the LOC132186397 gene encoding PI-PLC X domain-containing protein At5g67130 gives MLGCLADHCSGMCRAPAIGILFLSLFFSVLSNTSNACSNGSCQVLEACSAPTDCGAGLYCGDCPALGKTQPSCIRGQATIPNSIINGLPFNKYSWVVTHNSFSIVDAPSLPGVQRLTFFNQEDTVTNQLRNGVRGLMLDMYDFGNDIWLCHSFRGQCFNFTAFQPAIDTLKEVEAFLGENPTEIVTIIIEDYVHTPKGLTKLFTNAGLDKYWFPVSKMPKRGEDWPTVTEMVQDNHRLLVFTSVASKEADEGIAYQWKYMVENESGDPGVVRGSCPKRKESKPLNSKSASLFFQNYFPTYPVQAEACKEHSTPLAEMVGTCYKAAGNLMPNFLAVNFYMRSDGGGVFDAVDRMNGQTLCGCSTVTACQAGAPFGSCKNVAVPNTTPVTNNEGGFTGSVQFSRSSSTFHSPSCLIIFFFYFPLMAFL, from the exons ATGTTGGGGTGTTTAGCGGATCACTGTAGCGGCATGTGCAGAGCTCCTGCTATTGGGATCCTCTTTCTCTCACTCTTCTTCTCAGTCCTCTCCAACACTTCCAACGCTTGCTCCAATGGGAGTTGCCAG GTTCTGGAAGCTTGTTCGGCTCCCACGGACTGTGGGGCAGGCCTCTACTGTGGCGACTGCCCTGCTTTGGGGAAGACCCAGCCTTCCTGCATCAGAGGCCAAGCCACCATTCCCAATTCAAtt ATTAATGGGCTTCCCTTCAATAAGTATTCATGGGTGGTGACTCATAATTCGTTTAGTATTGTTGATGCACCTTCTTTGCCGGGTGTTCAGAGACTGACATTCTTCAATCAAGAAGACACTGTGACTAATCAGCTGAGA AATGGAGTGAGGGGATTGATGCTGGATATGTACGATTTCGGTAATGATATCTGGCTCTGCCATTCATTTCGAGGGCAATGTTTCAACTTCACTGCATTC CAACCTGCAATTGACACTTTGAAGGAAGTGGAAGCATTCTTGGGTGAAAACCCGACAGAGATTGTGACCATTATTATTGAAGACTATGTGCATACTCCTAAAGGGTTGACAAAACTCTTCACCAACGCTGGGTTGGACAAGTATTGGTTTCCCGTGTCCAAGATGCCTAAAAGGGGTGAAGATTGGCCCACTGTGACCGAGATGGTGCAAGACAATCATCGACTTCTGGTTTTCACCTCTGTTGCTTCGAAGGAAGCGGACGAAGGAATTGCTTATCAGTGGAAGTACATGGTGGAAAATGAGT CTGGAGATCCAGGGGTGGTACGAGGTTCATGCCCAAAGAGAAAAGAATCAAAGCCGCTGAATTCAAAAAGTGCATCTCTTTTCTTTCAGAATTACTTCCCAACATATCCAGTTCAGGCTGAAGCTTGCAAGGAGCATTCAACACCACTGGCTGAGATGGTCGGTACCTGCTACAAAGCAGCAGGCAACTTGATGCCTAATTTTTTGGCGGTCAACTTTTACATG AGGAGTGATGGAGGAGGCGTGTTTGATGCTGTGGATAGAATGAATGGACAGACATTATGTGGTTGTAGTACTGTGACTGCCTGCCAG GCTGGAGCACCTTTTGGATCATGCAAGAATGTTGCTGTACCCAATACAACCCCAGTAACCAATAATGAAGGAGGCTTTACTGGATCTGTTCAGTTCTCAAGATCTTCTTCAACATTCCATTCTCCAAGTTGcttgattattttcttcttttattttccgtTGATGGCATTTTTGTGA